From Paenibacillus physcomitrellae, the proteins below share one genomic window:
- a CDS encoding ABC transporter permease, whose amino-acid sequence MNKTAFRAKLIRDFVTNKYLYLMMLPVIAFYAVFNYAPMYGVLIAFKEYSPLKGIMDSPWVGLHHFTTFFESYYFLRVLKNTLIISVYSLLFEFPAPILLALLINEVRNKTYRKVVQSATYMPYFISMIVIAGLIRDFTDSGGVINTIYAYFGGDGTAMLQHAGLFRPIYILSEIWQKAGWESIIYLAALMAIDQEQYEAARMDGAGRLKQMWHITLPGILPTIVILFILRMGNLLNVGFEKIILLYNPVVYETADVISSFVYRKGLLEFSWSYSTAVGMFNSIINLILLVLANWLSRRITSNSLW is encoded by the coding sequence ATGAACAAAACCGCATTCCGCGCGAAATTGATCAGGGATTTTGTGACGAACAAATACCTGTATCTGATGATGCTTCCGGTGATCGCCTTTTACGCCGTCTTCAATTACGCGCCGATGTACGGCGTGCTGATCGCCTTCAAGGAGTATTCGCCGCTTAAAGGCATCATGGACAGCCCCTGGGTAGGGCTCCATCATTTCACGACCTTTTTCGAAAGCTATTATTTCTTGCGCGTCTTGAAAAATACGTTGATCATCAGCGTCTATTCGCTGCTGTTCGAATTTCCGGCCCCGATCCTGCTGGCGCTGCTCATCAACGAGGTCCGGAACAAGACCTACCGCAAGGTCGTTCAATCGGCCACTTACATGCCTTATTTTATTTCGATGATCGTCATCGCCGGTTTGATTCGGGATTTCACGGACAGCGGCGGCGTCATCAACACCATCTACGCTTATTTCGGCGGGGACGGAACCGCTATGCTGCAGCACGCCGGTCTCTTCCGCCCGATCTATATCCTGTCCGAAATCTGGCAGAAAGCCGGCTGGGAATCGATCATTTACCTGGCTGCGCTAATGGCCATCGATCAAGAGCAATACGAAGCTGCCCGCATGGACGGAGCCGGCCGACTTAAGCAAATGTGGCATATTACCCTGCCGGGCATCCTGCCGACAATCGTGATTTTGTTTATTTTGCGCATGGGGAATTTGCTGAACGTAGGGTTCGAGAAAATCATTTTGCTTTATAACCCGGTGGTGTACGAGACGGCCGATGTGATCTCCTCTTTCGTTTACCGCAAGGGTCTGCTGGAATTCAGCTGGAGTTACAGCACCGCGGTCGGCATGTTCAACTCCATTATCAATCTGATTCTGCTCGTCCTGGCCAACTGGCTCAGCAGAAGAATAACCAGCAACAGCTTATGGTAA
- a CDS encoding extracellular solute-binding protein — protein MSLPGTKRRKHAAFALAFLMLFTLLSGCGGSGSQADTQNSGKDANNGSGPNNAAPSEVSYPLQTDASKPLTYWAEYGSVKATMEEVPFFQEWQKRTGIPLKFVSPPAGQSRDSLNIMLASGDLPDMIEYDWFNFPGGPEKAIAEGYILRLNDVIDKYAPNLKKYLQANPDIDKMLKTDSGSYYTFPFLRGDPLLQVYQGPIIRQDWLDELGLKVPETIDDWHNMLTAFKDKKGATAPLSYIFQSEFLNNGAFIGAFGASHTWFQDNGTVKFGPMQPGYKEFLSTFRQWYAEGLLDKSIANVDGKALDTNITNGTTGATVHNSGSGIGKWLPLLEEKDPNAKLVAAPYPVLHPGDVPMLGQKDPVYTTGTNVAITSKAQNVELAARLLDWGYSEEGHMYFNFGQEGVSYEMKDGEPVYTDLLMNNPDKLSPSQAMSLYIRANYGGPFVQDKRYITQYLALPEQRSAIETWAHTDVDKYKLPQITPTPEEASELAQIMNDVNTLVDEMTLKIIMGNEPLDAFDSYMSKLKTLGIDRATEIQQAALDRYNNR, from the coding sequence ATGAGCTTGCCCGGTACAAAGAGAAGGAAACACGCAGCATTCGCCCTTGCCTTTCTGATGCTGTTCACGCTGCTCTCCGGCTGCGGCGGCAGCGGAAGCCAAGCGGATACGCAGAATTCGGGAAAAGACGCAAATAACGGGAGCGGGCCAAACAACGCCGCACCCTCGGAAGTTTCTTACCCGCTTCAAACGGATGCGAGCAAACCTTTAACCTACTGGGCCGAATACGGCTCGGTCAAAGCTACCATGGAAGAAGTGCCTTTCTTCCAGGAATGGCAGAAGCGGACGGGCATTCCGCTTAAATTCGTCAGCCCGCCGGCCGGACAGTCAAGAGATTCGCTCAACATTATGCTGGCCTCCGGCGATCTGCCGGACATGATCGAATACGACTGGTTCAACTTTCCCGGCGGTCCGGAGAAAGCCATCGCCGAAGGCTACATTCTGCGCTTGAATGATGTCATCGACAAATACGCGCCTAACTTGAAGAAATATCTTCAGGCAAATCCGGATATCGATAAAATGCTCAAAACGGACAGCGGAAGCTACTATACCTTCCCCTTCCTGCGCGGGGATCCGCTGCTTCAGGTGTACCAAGGCCCGATTATCCGCCAGGACTGGCTGGACGAACTTGGCCTCAAGGTGCCGGAAACAATCGACGACTGGCATAACATGCTGACAGCCTTTAAAGACAAGAAAGGGGCGACCGCTCCCCTCTCGTATATTTTCCAATCGGAATTTTTGAACAACGGCGCGTTTATCGGCGCCTTCGGTGCCAGCCACACCTGGTTCCAGGATAACGGCACGGTCAAATTCGGCCCTATGCAGCCGGGTTACAAGGAATTTTTAAGCACGTTCCGCCAGTGGTACGCCGAAGGCCTGCTCGATAAAAGCATCGCCAACGTCGACGGCAAAGCGCTGGACACTAACATAACAAACGGAACCACCGGAGCAACCGTCCATAATTCGGGCAGCGGCATCGGCAAATGGCTGCCTCTGCTTGAGGAGAAAGACCCGAACGCGAAGCTGGTGGCCGCGCCTTATCCGGTGCTGCACCCGGGAGACGTTCCGATGCTCGGACAGAAAGACCCCGTATATACGACGGGTACCAACGTAGCCATTACCTCAAAAGCACAAAACGTGGAGCTTGCAGCCCGCCTGCTGGACTGGGGCTACAGTGAAGAAGGACATATGTATTTCAACTTCGGTCAGGAAGGCGTCAGCTACGAAATGAAAGACGGCGAACCGGTCTATACCGATTTGCTGATGAACAATCCGGATAAGCTGTCCCCTTCGCAGGCGATGTCGCTGTATATCCGCGCCAACTACGGAGGCCCGTTCGTTCAGGATAAACGCTACATTACCCAATATCTGGCCCTGCCTGAGCAAAGATCGGCAATCGAAACCTGGGCCCATACGGACGTGGACAAATACAAGCTGCCGCAGATTACGCCAACGCCGGAGGAGGCGTCGGAGCTTGCGCAGATTATGAACGACGTCAACACGCTGGTCGATGAAATGACGCTCAAAATCATCATGGGCAACGAACCGCTGGATGCGTTCGACAGCTACATGAGCAAACTCAAGACGCTCGGCATCGACCGGGCGACGGAAATTCAGCAGGCGGCCCTAGACCGCTACAACAACCGTTAA
- a CDS encoding helix-turn-helix domain-containing protein, whose translation MWKRFLLNWRSIILSWLFSYLVILMIPVLISFLVYTRSQGILKSEIHRANDVLLKEVRGTIDNQIQTADRLTTELIWNVRIRGFMYSNLYKTPGSLDSDLYSLHQTAQEIAIYQSLYPSIKTYYIYWRDQDLVLEPGVYRSSRLAFESIHQNEQISYEVWLEILQKNDNGRFVKLQGKDSGSNALAYIHSFPKDKWSRPPGAAVVLLDTGKLMESIVNAKDFSNGQVMVLNRDKQVLLSTDQHGSPLDLLDMNFTGETGSYYGNYEGQPSEFMYIKSNNSELIYVTAVPRTQFWQKTISLRNITYAGLWVSVAGGILLSLFFLLRHYSPVSKLLRLLKGSEYKFSLVEGNENEFLHIQRAISDTLSEQGQIRLRMRQQSYMLRSNMLARMLKGKLDGPLALDESLAAFDVHFHSGDFAVLLFYVDYEPFADQPDGISGLADNPKLMQFIVTNIVEDLANERHLGFVSEMDDHLACLLNFAPGDRERLPEEAEGLAERARQFLKDKFRIHTLVSISGIQHSLDDLSVAYREAVDAMEYLVVIGGSREVIAYDDIRPGSDEAADTDSGYPYSLQAERQLMNHVKAGDADKAESMIRSLIAGCMETNKISVNLVKCLMFDLVSTLIKTAGELGDTEENPAVIRTEWVTKVMNSESIKDMEKSLLSVVREVCAYAAAKQKQQLQASRSLVLQERSAEILAFIAEHYDQPNLNISLIGEHFGMTPTYLSKLFKEQTGEGLLDTINRFRMDHAKRLLQDSSQSIKSIASQSGFHDINTFIRTFKKYEGVTPGQYQKTL comes from the coding sequence TTGTGGAAGCGTTTTCTATTGAATTGGAGAAGCATTATTTTATCCTGGCTGTTCTCTTACCTGGTCATTTTAATGATTCCGGTCCTCATCAGTTTTTTGGTTTATACCCGCTCCCAAGGCATTTTGAAAAGTGAAATCCACCGCGCCAACGATGTGCTGTTGAAAGAGGTCCGGGGCACCATCGACAATCAGATCCAGACCGCGGACCGCCTGACGACCGAGCTGATCTGGAACGTGCGGATCCGGGGATTTATGTATTCGAATCTGTACAAAACACCGGGCAGCCTCGATTCGGACCTGTACAGTCTGCACCAAACCGCTCAGGAAATAGCCATTTACCAGTCCCTCTACCCTTCGATTAAAACCTATTACATCTACTGGAGGGATCAGGATCTGGTATTGGAACCGGGCGTTTATCGAAGCAGCAGGCTGGCCTTTGAATCCATCCATCAGAATGAACAAATCTCGTATGAGGTATGGCTGGAGATCCTGCAGAAGAACGATAACGGCAGGTTTGTCAAACTGCAAGGCAAGGATTCCGGCAGCAATGCGCTTGCTTACATCCACTCTTTCCCCAAGGATAAATGGAGCCGTCCTCCGGGAGCGGCGGTTGTGCTGCTGGATACGGGAAAACTTATGGAAAGCATCGTCAATGCCAAAGACTTCAGCAACGGCCAGGTGATGGTCCTGAACCGGGACAAGCAGGTGCTTCTTTCCACCGATCAACACGGCAGCCCGCTGGATCTGCTGGACATGAATTTTACAGGCGAAACCGGTTCTTATTACGGAAATTATGAGGGTCAGCCTTCCGAATTTATGTATATCAAATCCAACAACTCGGAACTGATCTATGTAACGGCGGTCCCGCGGACGCAATTTTGGCAGAAAACGATCTCCCTGCGGAATATTACTTACGCCGGCCTTTGGGTCAGCGTAGCAGGCGGGATTTTGCTGAGCCTGTTTTTCCTCCTAAGGCATTATAGTCCCGTCAGCAAGTTACTTCGACTGCTCAAAGGCTCGGAGTATAAATTCAGCCTGGTCGAAGGCAACGAAAATGAATTCCTTCACATTCAAAGGGCCATATCGGATACGCTGAGCGAACAAGGACAGATCCGGCTGAGGATGCGGCAGCAGTCCTACATGCTGCGCTCCAATATGCTGGCGCGTATGCTGAAGGGGAAGCTGGACGGGCCGCTGGCTCTCGATGAGTCGCTCGCCGCGTTTGACGTCCATTTTCATTCCGGCGATTTCGCCGTGCTTCTCTTCTATGTAGATTACGAGCCGTTTGCGGACCAGCCGGACGGAATATCCGGCCTTGCGGACAACCCCAAGCTGATGCAGTTCATCGTGACCAACATCGTGGAGGACCTTGCCAATGAACGCCATCTGGGTTTCGTCAGCGAGATGGACGACCATCTTGCCTGCCTGCTGAACTTCGCGCCGGGTGACCGGGAACGGCTTCCGGAAGAAGCAGAGGGACTGGCGGAGCGGGCGCGGCAATTTTTGAAAGATAAGTTTCGCATTCATACCCTGGTGTCCATCAGCGGCATTCAACATTCGTTGGACGATCTCTCGGTTGCTTACCGGGAAGCGGTTGACGCCATGGAATACCTGGTCGTGATCGGCGGCAGCCGGGAAGTGATCGCTTATGACGACATCCGGCCGGGATCCGATGAAGCCGCCGATACCGACAGCGGTTATCCTTATTCGCTGCAAGCCGAGCGGCAGCTGATGAACCACGTCAAAGCAGGAGATGCCGATAAAGCCGAGTCCATGATTCGAAGCCTTATAGCCGGATGTATGGAGACAAACAAAATCTCCGTGAACCTCGTCAAATGCCTGATGTTCGATCTGGTCAGCACGCTGATCAAAACGGCCGGCGAACTCGGGGATACGGAGGAGAATCCGGCAGTCATCCGCACCGAATGGGTAACGAAGGTTATGAACAGCGAATCGATCAAGGATATGGAGAAATCGCTGTTGTCCGTTGTCCGGGAGGTTTGCGCCTATGCGGCCGCCAAGCAGAAACAGCAGCTGCAAGCCTCCCGCAGCCTGGTGCTCCAGGAAAGAAGCGCCGAAATTCTGGCTTTCATTGCGGAGCATTATGATCAGCCGAATTTAAATATATCCCTGATCGGCGAACATTTCGGCATGACCCCGACTTACCTGTCCAAATTGTTTAAGGAACAAACGGGTGAAGGCCTGCTGGATACGATCAACCGGTTCAGGATGGACCATGCCAAACGGCTGCTGCAGGACTCCTCGCAGAGCATCAAATCCATTGCTTCGCAGTCGGGATTCCATGATATCAATACCTTTATCCGGACTTTCAAAAAATATGAAGGGGTTACCCCCGGACAATACCAAAAAACGTTGTAG